A window from Verrucomicrobiia bacterium encodes these proteins:
- a CDS encoding GlsB/YeaQ/YmgE family stress response membrane protein, translating to MNIILWIAFGAVVGWIASMVMGTNDQQGGIANIIVGILGAFIGGMVARMFGGPGVTGFNLGSLLVAILGSVILLFFVRLFTGGRHHDAV from the coding sequence ATGAATATTATTTTGTGGATCGCGTTTGGAGCGGTTGTTGGCTGGATAGCATCCATGGTCATGGGTACTAATGACCAGCAAGGCGGCATAGCCAACATCATTGTTGGTATCCTGGGTGCGTTCATAGGTGGAATGGTAGCCCGCATGTTTGGTGGACCTGGCGTGACTGGTTTTAATCTTGGCAGTCTGCTGGTGGCTATCTTGGGATCGGTTATCTTACTGTTCTTTGTCAGGCTGTTCACGGGCGGCCGTCACCACGACGCTGTCTAG
- a CDS encoding ATP-binding protein, with the protein MFRKTYTKLAALYLVILMSISLFFSAIIFQSAVHEFNRDYERQGVVIRRLPDFRLTEPALDQFFDQRRQQYTEAKTHILNRLVLINLIILVGGGILCYYLARRTLQPIEEAHDALERFTADASHELRTPLAVMQTENEVALMNPKLTLDAAKDQLRSNLEELAKLTVLSEGLLRLARLENNSDDFVDVELEKVIADSLARTTTLAQTKHVQIEATVAPHLKVRGEQASLTEAVVTVLDNAIKYSPKKSKVQVTVRKSQKQALIQIKDQGMGIRASDLPHIFDRFYRADSARSKQDTQGYGLGLAIAKNIVEMHGGAITVKSSQGKGSTFTFHLPLA; encoded by the coding sequence ATGTTTCGTAAAACCTACACTAAATTAGCCGCACTCTACCTGGTGATCCTCATGAGCATCAGCCTGTTTTTTAGTGCCATCATTTTTCAGAGTGCTGTCCACGAGTTCAACAGAGACTACGAACGCCAGGGAGTGGTCATTCGCCGCTTGCCAGATTTTCGACTAACCGAACCGGCGTTGGACCAATTCTTCGACCAACGGCGGCAGCAGTATACCGAGGCGAAAACCCACATCTTGAATCGTCTGGTGCTGATTAACCTCATTATTTTAGTGGGCGGCGGCATACTGTGCTATTACCTGGCACGCCGCACGCTGCAGCCTATAGAAGAAGCTCATGATGCCCTAGAGCGCTTTACGGCCGATGCCAGCCACGAACTGCGTACGCCCTTGGCCGTCATGCAAACCGAGAACGAAGTGGCCCTGATGAACCCCAAACTGACACTAGACGCCGCCAAAGATCAATTGCGCAGCAATCTGGAAGAACTGGCTAAGCTGACCGTTTTGTCAGAGGGCTTGTTACGCCTGGCACGCCTAGAGAATAATAGTGATGATTTTGTGGACGTAGAGCTAGAGAAGGTTATAGCCGACTCACTAGCCCGCACGACTACCTTGGCACAGACCAAGCATGTCCAGATCGAAGCAACCGTTGCACCCCACCTGAAGGTACGCGGCGAACAGGCCAGCCTAACAGAGGCTGTCGTTACCGTGCTGGATAACGCCATCAAATACAGTCCCAAGAAGTCAAAGGTCCAGGTCACCGTACGCAAGAGCCAGAAACAAGCGCTTATCCAGATCAAAGACCAGGGCATGGGTATCCGGGCGTCAGACCTACCACATATTTTTGACCGTTTTTATCGCGCCGATTCGGCCCGCAGTAAACAGGACACCCAGGGGTACGGGCTGGGCCTGGCCATCGCTAAAAATATTGTCGAAATGCACGGTGGCGCCATTACGGTCAAGAGTAGCCAGGGCAAAGGGTCGACATTTACTTTTCATCTGCCACTTGCATAG
- the pyrH gene encoding UMP kinase: protein MYKRVLLKLSGEQLAGKFDVGIDPQVAAYFADEVKKTTKAGYQLVIVVGGGNMARGAEVAKQGIRRVTGDHMGMLSGLINSIAMTDIFESHGVQTRCLSNVFADQVAEMYSFRRADKHIELGRTVIVAGGTGRPYFTHDTAAINIGLELSCDVVLKATKVDGVYDKDPTRFPGAKKFDELDYQTAVQDGAIKVMDKAALGLAMEQGMPVVIYEAMVPGNLLKICQGEKVGTTVK, encoded by the coding sequence ATGTACAAACGCGTACTCCTGAAGCTCTCTGGTGAGCAATTAGCTGGCAAGTTTGACGTTGGGATTGACCCCCAGGTAGCCGCCTACTTTGCGGACGAGGTAAAGAAGACCACCAAAGCCGGCTACCAGCTGGTGATTGTGGTGGGCGGCGGCAATATGGCCCGCGGTGCCGAAGTTGCCAAGCAAGGCATTCGTCGCGTCACCGGCGACCACATGGGCATGCTCAGCGGACTTATTAACTCTATAGCTATGACTGATATCTTCGAGTCGCACGGCGTGCAAACCCGGTGCCTCAGCAATGTCTTTGCTGACCAAGTGGCAGAAATGTACTCATTCAGACGGGCCGATAAACATATAGAGCTTGGTCGAACAGTTATTGTGGCTGGTGGCACCGGCCGGCCCTATTTTACCCACGACACTGCGGCTATAAATATTGGGCTAGAACTCAGTTGCGATGTCGTCCTGAAGGCTACCAAAGTAGACGGGGTATATGACAAAGATCCCACCAGATTCCCCGGCGCCAAGAAGTTTGACGAACTCGACTATCAGACAGCAGTACAAGATGGCGCCATAAAAGTTATGGACAAAGCTGCCCTGGGCCTGGCTATGGAACAAGGCATGCCAGTGGTTATCTACGAAGCCATGGTACCAGGCAATCTGCTGAAGATTTGCCAGGGCGAAAAAGTCGGCACCACCGTTAAGTAG
- a CDS encoding DUF6496 domain-containing protein — MNKYGPKAQKTVENAMHKFKEGDLRSGKSKKKVTSRKQAVAIGLSEARSKGQKAPKK; from the coding sequence ATGAACAAATACGGCCCCAAGGCCCAAAAGACCGTTGAAAATGCCATGCACAAATTCAAAGAAGGTGATCTGCGCAGTGGCAAAAGTAAGAAGAAAGTAACCAGCCGCAAGCAAGCGGTAGCCATAGGCCTATCCGAAGCACGAAGCAAGGGACAAAAAGCCCCAAAGAAGTAA
- a CDS encoding ABC transporter permease: MFGPSNLKMAREAIRSSRWRSLLTMLGVVIGIVSVVTIVSLGEGAKQQIVGQINNGGADLITVRPGRISKQNDTGALIGLFGGLNTGFLSESDYATIDAANGVKGAIPFAYVNGVPKNHDREFTEALVIATTEEAPQAINKKLEYGAFFNKSESDRDVAIIGKRVAEQLFQENVPIGKLFTVRGRQFVVRGVFEEFQVSPLIPNADYNNAIFIPYDSGKKLDNGQVQLYQVLARPDTPGQATLAAEAIKTSLANTHSGQVDFTVLRQEDIQASAQRVLDLLTAAIAAIAGIALVVAGIGIMNIMLVSVTERTREIGVRKAIGATNRQILGQFLTEAALLSFVGGLLGLLFSLFTNYLLRIFTNLTPVLTWQIMAFATLVSVGIGMVFGITPALKAARMRPIDALRHE; encoded by the coding sequence ATGTTTGGCCCCAGCAACCTCAAAATGGCCCGCGAAGCCATACGTTCCTCGCGTTGGCGCAGTTTGCTGACTATGTTGGGGGTGGTTATTGGTATAGTCAGCGTGGTAACCATTGTCAGTTTGGGCGAAGGCGCCAAACAGCAGATTGTGGGCCAGATCAATAACGGTGGTGCCGATCTGATCACGGTCCGTCCTGGTCGGATCTCTAAACAGAACGATACAGGGGCTCTGATCGGACTATTCGGTGGCCTGAATACTGGTTTCCTGAGCGAGAGCGACTACGCCACTATAGACGCCGCCAATGGCGTCAAGGGCGCCATTCCCTTTGCTTATGTCAACGGTGTGCCCAAAAATCATGACCGCGAATTTACAGAAGCGCTGGTGATTGCCACTACGGAAGAAGCGCCCCAAGCAATCAACAAAAAACTCGAATACGGTGCTTTCTTTAATAAGAGCGAGTCAGATCGTGACGTAGCAATCATCGGCAAGCGGGTGGCCGAGCAGCTCTTTCAAGAGAACGTACCCATAGGCAAATTATTTACCGTCCGGGGTCGCCAGTTTGTGGTGCGTGGAGTGTTCGAGGAGTTCCAGGTTAGTCCCCTTATCCCTAACGCCGACTACAATAACGCCATTTTTATTCCCTACGACTCTGGCAAAAAACTAGACAATGGCCAGGTACAGCTATACCAAGTGTTAGCCCGTCCAGACACACCCGGCCAGGCCACTTTGGCGGCCGAGGCTATCAAGACTTCGTTGGCCAATACCCATTCTGGTCAGGTTGACTTTACCGTCCTAAGGCAAGAAGACATCCAGGCTTCGGCGCAACGAGTGCTCGACCTGCTCACCGCTGCTATTGCTGCTATCGCGGGCATTGCGTTGGTGGTGGCTGGCATTGGTATCATGAATATCATGTTGGTGTCAGTCACCGAACGTACCCGCGAGATCGGCGTGCGCAAGGCTATTGGCGCAACCAATCGTCAGATCCTTGGGCAGTTTTTGACAGAGGCGGCCCTGCTGAGCTTTGTGGGTGGCCTGCTGGGCCTGCTGTTCTCGTTGTTTACTAATTACCTGCTCCGGATATTTACCAACCTGACACCAGTACTTACTTGGCAGATCATGGCCTTTGCCACCCTGGTGTCTGTTGGCATTGGCATGGTCTTTGGCATTACGCCCGCCCTCAAGGCAGCTCGCATGCGCCCCATTGACGCTCTCCGCCACGAATAA
- a CDS encoding ABC transporter ATP-binding protein, giving the protein MPVIQLQDVSKLFGFGDATTVALDEVNLSIDAGEFVAVMGPSGSGKSTLMNLIGLLDTPTHGTYKLNGKPAERLSARRQAKVRRDTIGFVFQSFNLLPKLTVVDNVALPLAYKGTTQARRQKRAAEILERVGLADREYFMPRQLSGGQAQRVAIARALINNPNIIIADEPTGNLDSASSRLVMELLSDIHKAGNTILLVTHNPGLTRFASRVVFMHDGAIVKDEQSAVGELHESVRRSMYFLPRATIEDDLAGVSTLMKTLPDKLSSGKQKPAAKAKKKTTTKRTKYKAPAKKGKKA; this is encoded by the coding sequence GTGCCAGTTATCCAATTACAAGATGTCAGCAAGCTTTTCGGCTTCGGTGATGCTACTACCGTTGCACTTGACGAGGTCAATCTCAGTATTGACGCCGGTGAGTTCGTGGCGGTCATGGGACCGAGCGGATCAGGCAAATCTACTCTGATGAACCTCATCGGACTGTTAGACACTCCTACGCATGGTACCTACAAATTAAACGGCAAGCCCGCCGAGCGCCTGAGTGCTCGCCGCCAGGCCAAGGTGCGTCGTGACACCATTGGCTTTGTGTTCCAGTCGTTCAACCTACTGCCCAAATTGACGGTTGTAGACAATGTGGCATTGCCCCTGGCCTACAAAGGTACTACCCAGGCCCGCCGCCAAAAAAGGGCTGCCGAAATTCTAGAGCGAGTTGGTCTGGCTGACCGCGAGTACTTCATGCCCCGCCAACTATCTGGTGGCCAGGCGCAGCGGGTGGCTATTGCCCGTGCCCTCATAAACAATCCCAACATTATTATTGCGGACGAGCCAACTGGCAACCTAGACAGTGCCTCTAGCCGGCTGGTTATGGAGCTACTGAGCGACATCCACAAAGCCGGCAACACCATTCTGCTGGTGACACACAACCCTGGCCTGACCCGCTTTGCCAGCCGTGTGGTGTTCATGCACGACGGTGCCATCGTCAAAGACGAGCAGTCGGCCGTGGGCGAACTGCACGAATCAGTACGGCGCAGCATGTACTTCCTGCCCCGTGCAACCATAGAAGACGACCTGGCTGGTGTATCTACCCTCATGAAAACTCTTCCCGACAAATTAAGCTCTGGCAAGCAAAAGCCAGCCGCCAAAGCCAAGAAAAAGACCACCACAAAACGTACCAAATACAAAGCTCCCGCCAAAAAAGGCAAAAAAGCCTGA
- a CDS encoding NUDIX hydrolase produces MITRSASVYGVYLDAKGRVLLIQDASSGLWGFPGGRIEERETRRVALGREFLEETGTKIQGSVTYITQQNDALKQRYFYKIQTVEGQLSRQGNGVDVARGAYFAVTKLPVDNLAPGVENIIKRIH; encoded by the coding sequence ATGATCACAAGAAGTGCTAGTGTGTATGGGGTTTACCTTGACGCTAAAGGCAGAGTGCTGCTTATCCAAGATGCTAGTTCGGGCCTGTGGGGTTTTCCCGGGGGCAGGATTGAGGAGAGAGAGACTCGGAGGGTCGCCTTGGGGCGCGAGTTCTTAGAAGAGACCGGTACAAAAATACAGGGCAGCGTAACGTACATTACCCAGCAGAATGATGCGCTAAAACAAAGGTACTTCTACAAGATACAGACAGTGGAAGGCCAGTTGAGTAGACAAGGCAATGGTGTTGATGTTGCACGTGGCGCCTACTTTGCTGTTACAAAGTTGCCCGTAGACAATCTGGCTCCCGGCGTAGAAAATATCATCAAACGCATTCACTGA
- a CDS encoding response regulator transcription factor yields the protein MRILVVEDEHKIANAVKQGLEQQSYAVDVAYDSDKGLGLATTEPYDLIILDRMLPGRLDGIGILKSLREQHIHTPVLLLTAKDRVLDRAAGLNAGADDYLVKPFAFVELIARVRALLRRPQQTNNPVLTYEDLTLNPESMTVERQGKPIDLTTKEFALLEYLMRNSGRILTKDTIMQHVWNYDADILPNTVEVYIGYLRTKIDKPYGEPRLIHTKRGFGYTFGIKN from the coding sequence ATGAGGATTTTAGTAGTCGAGGATGAGCACAAGATTGCCAACGCCGTCAAGCAAGGTCTAGAGCAACAATCATACGCGGTAGACGTAGCCTACGACAGCGACAAAGGCCTGGGATTGGCCACCACCGAACCGTATGATCTGATCATTCTAGACCGCATGCTGCCGGGCCGCCTGGACGGCATCGGTATTTTGAAGTCGCTACGGGAACAGCACATCCATACCCCGGTGCTACTGCTAACCGCCAAAGACAGGGTGCTAGATCGGGCTGCCGGGCTGAATGCCGGGGCCGATGACTATCTGGTAAAACCATTTGCTTTTGTAGAGTTAATTGCCAGAGTGCGTGCCTTGCTGCGACGCCCACAGCAAACAAATAACCCCGTCCTGACCTACGAAGACCTTACGCTAAATCCAGAAAGTATGACCGTAGAACGCCAGGGGAAGCCAATAGATCTGACCACCAAGGAGTTCGCGCTCCTGGAATACCTCATGCGCAACAGTGGGCGCATCCTGACCAAGGACACCATAATGCAGCACGTCTGGAACTACGACGCCGATATCTTGCCCAACACAGTAGAGGTGTATATTGGCTACCTTCGTACTAAAATAGATAAGCCTTATGGCGAACCCCGTCTTATCCATACAAAGAGAGGGTTCGGTTATACATTCGGAATTAAGAACTAA
- a CDS encoding TerC/Alx family metal homeostasis membrane protein, with translation MLSFIASSGAASVHHYHVPWFMYATVATVLVLYAIIEAHHTKRDHVIGTKEATIWSLIYIGAALAFAIPVFMFISPQAGSEYLAAWAIEKALSLDNLFVMSLIFTSFAVPPKLERRMLNYGIAGAIFFRLVFIVLGFQLLKAFAWISIFFGLILLRAAWKAIKEAHGDYGEEKVEITEQRLWKTITKILPVYHGFDGHKLTTIRNGKRMLTLMAAIIILIELSDVVFAVDSVPAVLAVSPDRFVAYSSNVFAILGLRALFFVYQSISDRFWALEWGLAGILAWISFKMIVAPTKLFLGIDWIGLHIPVAISLGVLALLFVGSIAVSMFWKRSIKTKPLHISK, from the coding sequence ATGCTAAGTTTTATTGCTTCTTCGGGTGCCGCAAGCGTGCATCACTATCATGTGCCGTGGTTCATGTATGCCACGGTTGCTACCGTATTGGTCCTGTACGCCATCATAGAAGCCCACCACACCAAACGAGACCACGTCATCGGCACCAAAGAGGCCACCATCTGGTCTCTTATCTATATTGGCGCAGCATTGGCCTTTGCCATTCCAGTCTTTATGTTCATCAGCCCCCAAGCAGGCAGTGAATATTTGGCAGCATGGGCAATCGAAAAAGCCCTGTCTTTGGACAACCTGTTTGTTATGAGTCTTATTTTTACCAGTTTTGCGGTACCGCCCAAACTAGAGCGGCGCATGCTGAACTATGGCATTGCCGGGGCTATTTTCTTCCGATTGGTTTTTATCGTGCTAGGTTTTCAACTGCTAAAGGCTTTTGCGTGGATTAGCATATTCTTTGGGCTTATCCTGCTGCGGGCTGCCTGGAAAGCTATCAAGGAAGCTCATGGCGACTACGGCGAGGAAAAGGTGGAGATCACCGAACAGCGACTCTGGAAAACAATCACCAAAATCTTGCCGGTTTACCATGGGTTTGATGGCCACAAGCTGACAACCATCCGCAACGGCAAACGTATGCTGACGCTCATGGCGGCTATCATCATTCTGATCGAACTGTCAGACGTGGTGTTTGCCGTTGACTCAGTGCCAGCTGTTCTGGCCGTATCGCCAGATAGGTTTGTGGCGTACAGCTCTAACGTCTTTGCTATCCTGGGGCTCCGGGCTTTGTTCTTTGTCTATCAGTCCATCTCTGACCGGTTCTGGGCGCTAGAGTGGGGTCTGGCTGGCATCTTGGCCTGGATATCTTTCAAGATGATCGTAGCCCCCACCAAACTGTTCTTGGGCATAGACTGGATTGGCCTGCACATACCAGTCGCTATAAGTCTTGGGGTGTTAGCACTCTTATTCGTTGGGTCTATTGCTGTCAGCATGTTCTGGAAGCGATCCATCAAAACTAAGCCACTTCATATCTCTAAATAA